The Raphanus sativus cultivar WK10039 chromosome 2, ASM80110v3, whole genome shotgun sequence genome includes a region encoding these proteins:
- the LOC108819547 gene encoding serine/threonine protein phosphatase 2A 59 kDa regulatory subunit B' gamma isoform, translating into MMKHIFGKLPKKPSKSSNPNIDGVGVVNIPLTSKPSTNRANNGVYEALPSFRDVPTSEKPNLFIKKLTLCCVVFDFTTHPSKNLREKEIKRQTLLELVDYISTVSTKFTDAAMQEIAKLAAVNLFREFPSPNHHEGKTMETLDGAGGGDDEEPALEPAWPHLQVVYELLLRFVASPMTDAKLAKRYIDHSFVLKLLDLFDSEDQREREYLKTILHRIYGKFMVHRPFIRKSINNIFYRFVFETEKHNGIAELLEILGSIINGFALPLKEEHKLFLVRALIPLHRPKCAAAYHQQLCYCIVQFVEKDFKLADTVVRGLLRYWPVTNSSKEGMFLGELEEVLEATQAAEFQRCMVPLFRQIARCINSSHFQVAERALFLWNNDHIRNLITQNYKVIMPIVFPAVERNTRGHWNQAVQSLTLNVRKVLAETDQVLFDECLAKFQEDEAKKTEAVAKREATWKVLEDLAASKSNEAVLVSRFSSSVTVATGKTSAS; encoded by the exons ATGATGAAGCACATATTTGGTAAATTACCCAAAAAGCCTTCCAAATCATCAAATCCAAACATAGATGGTGTTGGTGTTGTTAACATCCCTCTTACCTCAAAGCCTTCAACAAACAGAGCCAACAACGGTGTTTACGAAGCCCTGCCTAGCTTCAGAGACGTTCCCACCTCAGAGAAACCAAACCTCTTCATCAAGAAACTGACTCTATGCTGCGTCGTGTTCGACTTCACCACCCACCCTTCAAAGAATctcagagagaaagagataaaaaGACAGACTCTCCTCGAGCTCGTTGACTACATCTCCACCGTCTCCACCAAGTTCACCGACGCTGCGATGCAAGAGATCGCCAAACTAGCTGCGGTTAATCTCTTCAGGGAGTTCCCTTCTCCGAATCACCACGAGGGGAAGACGATGGAAACGCTTGATGGTgctggtggtggtgatgatgaggAGCCTGCGTTAGAGCCAGCTTGGCCTCACCTTCAAGTCGTCTACGAGCTTCTCCTTAGATTCGTGGCTTCCCCCATGACTGACGCCAAGCTTGCGAAGAGATATATCGATCATTCTTTCGTCTTGAAGCTCTTGGACTTGTTTGACTCTGAAGATCAGAGAGAGAGGGAGTATCTGAAGACCATCCTCCATCGGATATACGGCAAGTTCATGGTGCATCGGCCTTTTATCAGAAAGTCCATCAACAATATCTTCTACAGGTTCGTGTTTGAAACCGAGAAGCACAACGGTATCGCGGAGTTGCTCGAGATTCTCGGGAGTATAATCAACGGTTTCGCTTTGCCGTTGAAGGAAGAGCACAAGCTCTTCCTTGTCAGGGCTTTGATACCGCTGCACAGACCTAAATGTGCTGCGGCTTATCACCAGCAGCTTTGTTACTGCATTGTTCAGTTTGTGGAGAAAGACTTCAAGCTTGCTGACACGGTCGTTAGAGGGCTTCTGAGGTATTGGCCTGTGACTAACAGTTCCAAGGAAGGTATGTTTCTTGGTGAGTTGGAAGAAGTCTTGGAAGCAACTCAAGCGGCTGAGTTTCAGCGGTGTATGGTTCCTTTGTTCCGTCAGATCGCGAGATGCATCAACAGTTCGCATTTTCAG GTGGCTGAAAGAGCTCTGTTTCTGTGGAACAACGACCACATAAGAAACCTGATTACTCAAAACTATAAAGTGATAATGCCGATTGTATTCCCGGCTGTGGAGAGAAACACGCGTGGACATTGGAACCAAGCGGTTCAGAGTCTGACTTTGAATGTGAGAAAGGTATTGGCGGAGACAGACCAGGTTCTGTTTGACGAATGCTTAGCCAAGTTCCAAGAAGACGAGGCGAAGAAAACCGAGGCTGTAGCTAAAAGAGAAGCAACATGGAAGGTGTTGGAAGATTTGGCTGCTTCCAAAAGCAACGAGGCAGTGCTGGTCTCAAGATTTTCATCTTCGGTTACAGTTGCTACTGGGAAAACTTCTGCTAGTTGA